A genomic segment from Rhizoctonia solani chromosome 11, complete sequence encodes:
- a CDS encoding CHAT domain protein, whose amino-acid sequence MIDQKDFAATEKCTENIMLVIHTLMDLEFQKEICLQSIIALCQRLKIDYDPKQTQDTRFPKLGVKVLQSTLLHIMDYSHAPSLRILSELGSLHIDLFELEGDICDIDEAIKYHARIMSINTIGLENIHEKLQQATFRVANKQDLQNSTQNLERALECELRALELVSEEGPEMAIVFNNRGYCYRLLFERTQDLCDINASIEDLTKATSILPKDYPVLPGWFTNLSDSYKLKFNHTHELNDCDQAIFCMDQAIAHTPKDEDRFSLAPCLYRLGVLRWLRFNTSHDQQDLRTAIMHLDCTIIASDLRSSVRPHYLNYRGNAQMCLFEYTESLDDLEEALEHLSMATEICTEKDLPNYLSDLGRAHLHRFKKTHDHQELELSINQQDQSVRLASKFDQDHQSLPVFFAHLGNAYMCRFEVNGQVEDVDKAVKNLLHSVSIGTKSGKTHIGVPDWYNNLGNAYARRFERIGEIHDIDKAIEYLTQAVALTPKNHVDYADFLNNLGCAHSARFEETNQTNDITRAIELQNEAMSIVRGGLSQNQLSTMLGNLGTSYIRQIEGDELAVIDKAIEVQTESISKMSKDSYLNAVWFHNLGKSYLKRFELDSQVEDIVQSIHWLSQAVELMPPKYPHFALILAKLGLAHEYRYQKSQEESSYMNATECYRKASLTLSSRPLDKFDAARRWARLARSSSRSDCLEAFGVAMGLVPQVVWLGVTLSQQYREVQSIGRFASEAAAAAITHKEYSKALEWIEQGRSVVWSQLLRVRDPLESLHKQHPSLGEELKEIAKKLDKAMLLDRSRGGDAYSEAEARDHHTSANRYETILATIRKLDGFEDFLLPKTASQLLPAAKYGPVVLLNVETLHCDALIMFPNRDAVGHVPLPNLSLNSVNKACSVLENYLQYYGTRSRDNPRRPLLPSNSGYDECDELADQLAMLWTNTAKPVLDYIQMISPSNSIPHVTWCTTGSMTFLPLHAAGLYDTPASKMSDFAISSYTPTIGSLLSKHETYFPNQLRVLVIGQENTPGHTQLLGTREELITLSSFKESFCAFKKIEESEATKSAVLAALEEYNCVHFACHACQATSQFDQSGFALHDGRLTLSEITAKTVAGRKFAFLSACQTAKGDKMLADEAVHLTSGLLVAGYSNVIGTMWSVIDEDAPLVAKGVYQELMFNGHTKGISGNTIASALHKGVNELRAKVGDREFYRWVPYIHVGI is encoded by the exons ATGATAGATCAAAAGGATTTCGCCGCGACAGAAAAATGCACTGAGAATATAATGCTCGTGATTCATACCTTGATGGACCTTGAATTCCAGAAGGAAATTTGTTTGCAAAGCATTATTGCACTTTGCCAAAGACTCAAGATTGATTACGATCCCAAACAGACTCAAGATACAAGGTTTCCTAAATTGGGCGTTAAAGTTCTACAATCCACACTCCTTCATATCATGGATTATTCCCACGCCCCATCCCTTCGCATACTAAGCGAGCTTGGAAGCCTTCACATAGATTTGTTTGAGCTTGAAGGTGATATCTGCGACATTGATGAAGCGATCAAATATCACGCCCGAATAATGTCGATTAATACAATTGGATTGGAAAACATTCATGAAAAGCTACAGCAAGCCACATTTCGGGTTGCGAATAAACAGGATCTACAGAATTCCACACAAAACTTAGAACGCGCACTAGAGTGCGAGCTTCGTGCTCTGGAGCTAGTGTCTGAAGAAGGACCTGAGATGGCGATTGTTTTCAACAACCGTGGCTATTGCTATAGACTTCTGTTCGAGCGTACTCAGGATCTATGCGATATTAATGCATCTATTGAAGACCTTACAAAAGCTACCTCAATTTTACCGAAGGATTACCCGGTATTGCCTGGCTGGTTTACCAATTTGTCCGACTCATATAAATTGAAGTTTAACCACACACACGAGCTTAATGACTGCGACCAGGCGATTTTTTGCATGGATCAAGCAattgcgcatacacccaaagATGAAGATCGATTCTCCCTTGCACCCTGCCTCTATAGGTTAGGGGTGCTAAGGTGGCTTCGGTTTAACACAAGCCATGATCAACAAGATCTTAGGACGGCAATAATGCACTTGGATTGCACCATAATAGCTTCAGACCTCAGAAGTTCAGTACGCCCACATTACCTGAACTATCGTGGAAACGCGCAAATGTGCCTTTTTGAGTACACGGAGAGCCTTGATGACTTAGAAGAGGCCCTGGAACACCTATCAATGGCAACTGAAATCTGCACTGAAAAGGACCTCCCGAATTACCTCAGCGACCTTGGAAGAGCCCATCTGCATCGATTCAAAAAGACGCATGATCACCAGGAGCTTGAGCTATCAATAAACCAACAAGATCAATCAGTACGCCTTGCTTCCAAATTCGATCAGGACCATCAGAGTTTACCAGTGTTTTTTGCACACCTTGGTAATGCATACATGTGCCGTTTCGAAGTAAATGGACAGGTTGAGGACGTCGATAAAGCCGTAAAAAACCTGCTGCATTCAGTCTCAATAGGGACCAAATCTGGAAAGACTCATATTGGCGTACCTGACTGGTATAATAACTTAGGAAATGCATATGCACGCCGCTTCGAAAGAATTGGAGAGATACATGACATCGACAAGGCTATTGAATATTTAACTCAAGCAGTAGCTTTGACTCCAAAAAATCACGTTGATTATGCCGATTTCCTAAACAATCTTGGATGCGCTCATTCTGCTCGATTCGAGGAAACCAATCAAACGAATGACATAACCAGGGCAATTGAGCTTCAAAATGAGGCTATGTCAATAGTCAGGGGAGGCCTGAGTCAAAATCAATTGTCGACTATGCTAGGCAACTTGGGGACTTCGTACATTCGCCAGATCGAGGGTGATGAGCTTGCAGTCATTGACAAAGCAATAGAGGTCCAAACCGAATCCATATCAAAAATGTCCAAAGACTCCTATCTGAACGCTGTCTGGTTCCATAACCTAGGCAAATCATACCTCAAGCGTTTCGAGCTAGATTCTCAGGTCGAAGATATTGTTCAATCTATACATTGGCTATCTCAAGCGGTGGAGTTGATGCCTCCAAAGTATCCGCACTTTGCCTTGATACTTGCCAAACTCGGGCTTGCGCACGAATATAGATATCAAAAGTCCCAGGAAGAAAGTTCGTACATGAATGCAACGGAGTGCTATCGAAAGGCCAGCCTGACACTGTCAAGTCGCCCACTTGACAAATTTGACGCAGCTAGACGCTGGGCACGTTTGGCGAGgagcagctcaaggagtgaCTGTTTGGAAGCATTCGGGGTAGCAATGGGTCTGGTCCCGCAGGTGGTATGGCTTGGTGTGACATTGAGCCAGCAGTACAGAGAGGTTCAAAGTATCGGTCGGTTTGCATCGGAAGCAGCGGCAGCGGCAATAACGCACAAAGAATACTCGAAGGCATTGGAATGGATCGAACAAGGTAGGTCAGTAGTCTGGAGCCAGCTCCTACGAGTAAGGGACCCACTCGAATCCCTTCATAAACAACATCCATCGCTAGGAGAAGAGCTCAAAGAAATCGCTAAGAAGCTCGACAAAGCAATGTTACTTGACAGGAGCAGAGGTGGAGACGCATATTCAGAGGCAGAGGCCCGGGATCATCACACATCAGCAAACCGGTACGAAACAATTCTCGCAACAATACGAAAATTGGACGGATTCGAGGATTTTCTGCTTCCAAAAACAGCGTCCCAACTACTACCTGCTGCCAAATACGGGCCGGTGGTGCTGCTCAATGTGGAGACTCTTCATTGTGACGCATTGATTATGTTTCCCAACCGGGATGCTGTGGGCCACGTACCACTGCCTAACTTATCGTTGAACTCGGTCAATAAGGCATGTTCGGTTCTCGAAAACTATCTTCAGTACTACGGTACCAGGTCAAGAGATAATCCTCGACGACCTCTTCTACCGTCAAACTCAGGGTATGATGAATGTGATGAGCTTGCTGACCAGCTCGCGATGCTTTGGACAAATACGGCAAAGCCTGTACTCGACTACATTCAAATG ATTTCTCCTTCGAACAGTATACCTCACGTAACCTGGTGTACCACGGGCTCGATGACATTCCTTCCACTCCACGCTGCCGGCCTCTATGATACACCAGCATCTAAAATGTCCGACTTTGCTATTTCCTCGTATACACCCACTATTGGCTCTCTGCTTTCCAAGCATGAGACATATTTTCCGAACCAGCTTCGCGTTTTAGTCATAGGCCAGGAGAACACTCCGGGGCACACTCAGCTCCTGGGTACTCGTGAAGAGCTTATTACACTTTCGAGCTTCAAGGAATCTTTCTGCGCTTTCAAGAAGATTGAAGAAAGCGAGGCGACAAAGTCGGCAGTACTTGCTGCTCTTGAAGAATACAATTGCGTGCACTTCGCGTGTCATGCATGTCAAGCTACTTCGCAGTTTGATCAAAGTGGATTTGCGCTTCACGATGGGAGACTTACATTATCTGAGATCACGGCAAAAACGGTAGCAGGAAGGAAATTCGCTTTCCTATCAGCGTGTCAGACAGCAAAAGGAGACAAGATGCTTGCTGACGAAGCGGTGCATTTAACCTCTGGTCTACTGGTGGCCGGATATTCAAATGTCATCGGGACTATGTGGTCCGTGATAGACGAAGACGCACCACTGGTAGCAAAAGGAGTATATCAAGAATTAATGTTCAACGGCCATACAAAAGGAATTAGCGGAAACACAATCGCAAGCGCCTTGCATAAAGGGGTCAATGAATTACGGGCAAAAGTGGGAGACAGGGAGTTTTATCGATGGGTTCCTTATATCCATGTTGGAATTTGA
- a CDS encoding Fungal specific transcription factor domain, with amino-acid sequence MSALCEKRIGIRPRLHTSLAPEVAPSTSLLPLATSHTPYETQLHDLPNISVSTPRGSNAILNCDFETTVGALPSGLPDVPELHSPLTSRLKSTARLDTNRLTLTPYLSQPSMRSPNTIEIIELTAPPEIPEVPWTQSIVSPTAPGDQLADQASTSASYKSQSLAIIRAPAGLTSGQASLFEALFSLAQPYSIAPPAFEPLPNSTQYLSSSPSSSSQSPWTSPDVEDDASDTSEDDDQDNARQIWCSSPVMDSSIPTNSLPYVLQSYANWLNYTMFEPLNLVYPTKECVVWKFGSSQESRTKIILIANAMIYETICIFKSKSRITPASEKQYAQAALDHIVEIIGVQLYSSPLSSVIRLLEDTAPVFRAACPDPPTQLVNLPDLLLGPWVHLRYFAVTDVTLSITTGRPMFFRYDIEFSLELCERMVQRKVNFGLTWMHGMPDQLVVLFAWMNSLREEAQIGTPIRTEVITRIEQDIKRLKIVPSKAADPMLKVGRFVVQECWRQAAYIYLYMALCGAHAQDTRVKKQTKAFMRLVNGTAPGRNPDAFLVIPAVVAGVAATKLSDRETLRARLSALPECRPGTCRHDNLRILEDLWIRTADEGRPPVWEDLRVSCLRIVGM; translated from the exons ATGTCAGCGTTGTGCGAAAAACGGATTGGAAT AAGACCCCGACTACACACTTCATTGGCCCCTGAGGTGGCGCCGTCGACCAGTCTACTACCCTTGGCCACCAGTCATACCCCGTACGAAACTCAACTACACGATCTCCCCAATATTTCTGTTTCCACTCCTAGAGGTTCAAATGCAATCCTAAACTGTGACTTTGAGACAACCGTTGGCGCCCTGCCGAGTGGGCTTCCAGATGTGCCCGAACTTCACTCTCCCCTAACCTCTCGCCTGAAATCTACAGCTCGCTTGGATACCAACAGATTGACCTTGACACCCTATCTATCACAACCTTCGATGAGATCCCCCAATACAATTGAAATTATCGAGTTGACGGCACCACCCGAAATCCCCGAAGTACCATGGACACAGTCTATTGTATCTCCAACCGCACCTGGAGACCAATTGGCGGACCAAGCCTCTACTTCTGCTTCATATAAATCACAGTCACTTGCCATCATTCGAGCACCTGCTGGATTAACTTCTGGCCAGGCCAGCTTGTTTGAAGCACTATTCAGTCTAGCGCAACCCTATTCTATAGCCCCTCCAGCATTTGAACCCCTTCCTAACTCAACTCAGTATCTCTCGTCAAGCCCGTCATCATCTTCGCAATCCCCTTGGACATCCCCTGATGTGGAAGATGATGCGTCGGATACAAGCGAAGACGATGATCAAGATAACGCAAGACAAATATGGTGTTCGTCTCCCGTGATGGACAGTTCGATCCCAACCAATTCACTGCCATATGTTTTACAAAGCT ATGCCAACTGGTTAAACTATACCATGTTCGAGCCACTAAATCTCGTATACCCCACCAAAGAATGCGTAGTCTGGAAATTTGGAAGCTCCCAAGAGTCGCGGACGAAAATAATCCTTATTGCTAACGCCATGA TATACGAAACTATCTGCATATTCAAATCCAAGTCCCGAATAACTCCGGCATCAGAGAAACAGTACGCCCAAGCAGCGCTAGATCACATAGTTGAG ATAATCGGGGTACAGTTGTATTCAAGTCCGCTCTCATCAGTTATTCGACTTTTGGAAGATACTGCCCCCGTCTTTCGCGCTGCATGCCCAGATCCCCCTACTCAACTCGTCAATTTACCGGACCTTTTGCTTGGACCGTGGGTTCACTTGCGGTACTTTGCAGTCACAGACGTGACCCTCAGCATTACTACCGGACGACCTATGTTTTTCCGCTACGATATCGAATTCTCTCTCGAACTTTGTGAACGGATGGTCCAACGAAAAGTCAATTTTGGTTTAACCTGGATGCATGGCATGCCTGACCAATTGGTAGTTTTATTCGCATGGATGAACAGCTTACGGGAAGAAGCCCAGATTGGGACGCCGATTCGAACAGAGGTGATTACTCGAATCGAACAGGATATCAAACGATTGAAGATCGTGCCCAGCAAGGCCGCCGATCCAATGCTCAAAGTTGGGAGATTTGTTGTTCAAGAATGTTGGCGTCAGGCTGCGTACATCTATCTATATATG GCTCTCTGCGGCGCCCATGCACAGGACACGAGGGTTAAAAAACAGACAAAGGCGTTTATGAGGCTCGTCAATGGCACAGCGCCTGGGCGAAATCCTGACGCTTTTCTAGTAATTCCCGCGGTAGTC GCCGGAGTTGCAGCGACAAAGCTCAGCGACAGAGAAACACTGCGGGCGCGCTTATCAGCGTTACCTGAATGTAGACCGGGTACTTGCCGACACGATAATTTGCGGATACTCGAGGACCTTTGGATAAGAACAGCTGACGAGGGCCGACCGCCAGTTTGGGAGGACTTGCGAGTGAGTTGCTTGAGGATTGTAGGTATGTAG
- a CDS encoding Jacalin-like lectin domain protein, translated as MSTRPDSATTRLFWESLQRDTSEFPDDPDDPDYKPQSDFLRGVTFGSSTQPYKCSRQVFYVRENTVFSVRPCQGVSTEELYPTNDEDARYVHMGWPAPGSLPARPWDTVFQLPRSSSSQGTWVSRRMVVLKWTISLRVHDLVPVEPFISATEAALREPTSVGQMEALRSVFATWGEMIPLSAVIGCSLAATGILGSNQNLTGDTSTYRPPDRGPDMMQMIERNLDITGNFERKYESRIQGGYPETFSKSGFDTWFSDAVETKNWPTWQVIKVNQAVAITELLPKSLREKVNRLFSYGSLVSRSPAVGLQAPLGFDGASLGTKDIKQIDFWHNGSVLLDISIVYTDSTVAGPYGFGTKNRITDSFVLTRGEFITDVFVWSTTNTITSIQFAKNTAEVSGRYGALAGAGDPTVFNKGGRALLGISGSVTATSLTQLQMVWRNDIRSYESRIIDSTTIGSSSTTIFNDFEYLGDPASSRITRIQYRNTTNQPVAGLQITYSSMSDGELVYQRTPTRGTDAGAISDWALEEDEYIVMVKGNYAANVVYYLELETNKGNTRKFGQVAGNSFYLTPPNRDMILYYILGKSAGYLQSLSVVWGMPPTESK; from the exons ATGTCAACTCGTCCAGATAGCGCAACAACCCGGTTGTTCTGGGAATCCCTTCAGAGG GATACGAGTGAATTTCCTGATGACCCTGATGACCCAGACTATAAGCCT CAATCTGATT TCCTTCGTGGTGTTACATTTGGCTCGTCTACTCAGCCCTACAAATGTAGCCGCCAGGTCTTTTACGTCCGTGAGAACACAGTCTTTTCGGTTCGACCCTGCCAGGGCGTATCGACTGAGGAGTTATATCCTACAAACGACGAAGACGCACGATATGTTCATATGGGGTGGCCTGCCCCTGGCTCCCTTCCTGCTCGACCTTGGGATACAGTTTTTCAATTGCCTAGATCATCCTCAAGCCAGGGCACTTGGGTATCGAGGAGGATGGTGGTTCTCAAGTGGACTATAAGCCTTCGTGTTCATGACCTGGTTCCTGTGGAACCCTTTATATCGGCTACAGAGGCTGCGCTAAGGGAGCCAACCTCTGTTGGTCAGATGGAGGCACTTCGCTCAGTCTTTGCAACCTG GGGTGAGATGATTCCTTTG AGTGCGGTCATCGGCTGTTCACTGGCTGCAACTGGTATACTTGGTTCCAATCAAAATTTGACTGGTGACACATCAACGTACCGCCCACCTGACCGTGGTCCAGACATGATGCAGATGATCGAAAGGAACTTAGACATCACGGGAAATTTTGAAAGGAAATATGAATCACGCATTCAG GGCGGATACCCCGAGACCTTTTCCAAGTCAGGATTCGATACTTGGTTCTCAGATGCGGTAGAAACCA AAAATTGGCCAACTTGGCAAGTTATCAAAGTTAATCAAGCAGTGGCAATTACCGAACTGCTGCCCAAATCGCTTCGAGAAAAGGTCAACCGCCTTTTCTCTTATGGGAGCTTGGTTTCGCGCTCTCCCGCGGTCGGTCTTCAAGCTCCGCTTGGCTTCGACGGCGCTTCCTTAGGAACCAAGGATATCAAGCAAATCGATTTCTGGCATAACGGGTCGGTACTGCTAGATATCTCGATTGTTTATACAGACAGTACAGTGGCTGGACCGTATGGGTTCGGAACGAAGAATCGCATAACGGATAGCTTTGTACTTACCCGTG GCGAATTTATCACGGACGTATTCGTTTGGTCTACTACGAACACTATAACCTCTATCCAATTTGCCAAAAATACAGCTGAGGTTTCTGGTCGCTATGGAGCATTAGCCGGAGCAGGCGATCCGACAGTATTTAATAAGGGAGGAAGAGCATTATTAGGAATATCGGGAAGTGTCACCGCAACTTCACTTACACAACTCCAG ATGGTCTGGCGCAATGATATAAGGTCGTATGAAAGTCGAATCATCGACAGCACAACGATCGGTTCGAGCAGTACTACAATTTTCAACGACTTTGAGTACTTGGGCGACCCGGCTTCTTCACGCATTACTCGAATTCAGTACAGGAATACTACCAATCAACCCGTGGCAGGTCTTCAG ATCACGTATAGCTCTATGTCTGATGGCGAACTAGTCTATCAGCGGACTCCAACTCGTGGCACAGATGCGGGTGCTATAAGTGACTGGGCTCTAGAAGAAGACGAGTATATTGTCATGGTAAAAGGCAATTACGCTGCCAATGTCGTTTATTATCTAGAGTTAGAAACAAACAAAG GAAATACCAGAAAGTTTGGACAGGTTGCTGGGAATTCATTCTACCTTACTCCACCGAATAGGGATATGATATTATACTACATACTTGGAAAGAG TGCTGGCTACCTGCAGAGTCTGAGTGTTGTGTGGGGAATGCCACCAACCGAATCCAAGTAG